Part of the Planctomycetota bacterium genome, ATCCGATCAGCGCCCGCGGCTCGGCGAGGATGACGTCGCCCAGCATCGCGAAACTGGCGGTCACGCCGCCGGTGGTCGGATCGGCCAGCACGCTGATGAAGAGCCCCCGCGCGTCGTCGAAGCGGGCCAGGGTGGCGCTGGTCTTGGCCATCTGCATGAGCGAGAATCCGCTCTCCTGCATCCGCGCGCCTCCCGAGCAGCTGACGATGATCAGCGGCAGGTTGTGGTCGGTGGCGAACTCGATCAGGCGGGCGAGCTTCTCCCCCACCACGCTGCCCATGGAGCCCGCAAGGAAAGTGAAATCCATGCAGCCGATCGCCACTTTTCGTCCCTTGACGAAGGCGGTCCCGGTCTGCATGGCGTCGTTCTCGCCGGTCTTCTCCTGGGCTTCCTGGACGCGATCCTTGTAGCTGCGGACGTCAAAGAATTCCAGCGGATCGCAAGGCGCCATGGTGGCGTTCATGGGCTCGAAGGAGCCTGGATCGACCAGGGTTTCCACGCGCTGCCGCCCCGAAAGGCGGTGGTGGTGGTCACACTGCGGGCAGACCATGAGGTTGGACTCGAGGGCCTTTCGGAAGAGCGTGGCGTTGCACTTGTCGCAGGAAACCCAGAGCCCGTCGGGAACGGATTTCTTGGCCATCAACAATCCAGAGGATTCCCAGCTCGTCTCGGCCATCGCGTTTCAGTCTACCCGACCCGCGGTCGAAAACGAATCGAGCAGCGCCTTCGCCGCCGGCGCGATGGCGCCCCTGCCGAAGAGCGCACTGGCCGAGACCAGCACATCGGCGCCCGCCGCGACGCAGCGCGATCCATTGGCGGAATCAACGCCGCCATCCATCTCGATCCGCGCCTTGGCTCCAACGCGCTCGCGGATCCACGCGGTCTTCTTCAGGGAATCCTCGATGAAGCCCTGCCCCGAAAAGCCGGGGTGCACGCTCATCACCAGGTGCAGGTCGAAATCCTTCAGATAGGGCTCGATGGCCGAAGTCGGCGTCTCGGGATTGCTGGCCAGACCCACCGACACGCCCAGCTTCCGCGCCGCGGCCGCGAGCTCGCGGGGATTCTTCTCCGCCTCGACGTGGAAGGAGATGGAATTCGCGCCGGCCTTGACGAAGGGCTCCAGGAACTTTCGCGGATCGGTCACCATCAGGTGCACGTCGAGAAATGCGTCCGGGCAGGCCCGCCGCAGCGCGGCGCAGATGGCGGGCCCCATGGAGAGGTTGGGGACGAAGTGCCCGTCCATGATGTCGACATGCAGCAGCGACGCACCGGCGCCCAGGGCCTCGCGGCTGGCCGCGCCCAGGGCCGCGAAGTCCGCCGACAGGACGCTGGCGGCCAGCATGGCCCGAGCGGGCGGCGTTCGAAAGAGGTCCTTGTCCGGCGCCACGCTAGGGAGTCTTCCCGCTCTGGCGCTTGACCGCGGCGCGGTACTCCTCAAGTCGCTGCTTGGCCATCGGCTTGTCCGCCTGCGGCGCGCCCATCCAGGCGTCGGTCTGCAGGTCGATCGCCTGGTTCCAATCCTTCTTGGCCGCGAAGACCATGGCCTTGGCCTCGAGCCCGGCGGTGGCGTTCTTGCCCAGCATCGACTCGGCGATGATCAGCGCCGACTCCAGGTCGCGCTGCTCGATCTCGGAGTCCAGCACGATCGTGGAGACGATCTCTCCCTGCGCCGTGACGTTGCCGCACTTCTTGGCGATCTTCTGGATCCAATCCGCGGCGATCTTGGGGTCGGTCTCGTTCTTGAGCGTGGCCTTGTAGCGCTCCAGCACCACGTCCAGGAAAAAGACGTTGTCGAGGTCGATGACCTCGTCGTAGTGCTTGTAGGCCTCCTGCACGTTGCGCACCTTGAGCGACTTGCGGGCCGCATCCAGCAGCGGCTGGGCCTTCTTCTGCAGCTTGGGGTCGTACTTGCCCACCACCGCCTTGCGCAGGATGGAGGAGAGCGAGCTGTCGAGCGGGCTGCCGATCCAGACGATCTTGCCGCGGCTGACGATGAAGGCCTGCGGCAGCTTGTCGAGCTTGGCCGCGTCGATCCACGCCCTCCAGGTGTTCTCCGAGTCGTCGGCGCCGACGGCGATGGCCATTGAGGTTCGCTCGGCCTTGGAGAAGGACTTTTCGATGTCCTCGAATTTCTCCTTGGAGACCGCCACCACCTGCAGCCCCTTGGCGCCGAATTCCTTCTGGGCGGCGTTGAGCGCCGAGAACATGCCCGCGTTCTTCTCCTCCTTCAGGACGAAGAAGGCCACGACGACGCAGCCCTCGTCGCGGCCCGTGTCCGGCGCATCGCCCTTGACGAACTTGGAGATCTGGATTTTCGGCGGCGGCTTGCCGACGCCCAGCTCTTCGTCATCGGCACGGGCCGCGGAAACCAGAAGGGAAGAAATGCAGAGGCAGGCGAGGCAGAGGGAGCGGATGAAGTTGTGTTTCATGGAGTTGGATCTACTCAAATGGAGTG contains:
- the accD gene encoding acetyl-CoA carboxylase, carboxyltransferase subunit beta, whose product is MAETSWESSGLLMAKKSVPDGLWVSCDKCNATLFRKALESNLMVCPQCDHHHRLSGRQRVETLVDPGSFEPMNATMAPCDPLEFFDVRSYKDRVQEAQEKTGENDAMQTGTAFVKGRKVAIGCMDFTFLAGSMGSVVGEKLARLIEFATDHNLPLIIVSCSGGARMQESGFSLMQMAKTSATLARFDDARGLFISVLADPTTGGVTASFAMLGDVILAEPRALIGFAGPRVIRQTIRQDLPEGFQTSEFLLEAGFVDRIVHRSNLRSEIGRVIDFAGK
- the rpe gene encoding ribulose-phosphate 3-epimerase — protein: MLAASVLSADFAALGAASREALGAGASLLHVDIMDGHFVPNLSMGPAICAALRRACPDAFLDVHLMVTDPRKFLEPFVKAGANSISFHVEAEKNPRELAAAARKLGVSVGLASNPETPTSAIEPYLKDFDLHLVMSVHPGFSGQGFIEDSLKKTAWIRERVGAKARIEMDGGVDSANGSRCVAAGADVLVSASALFGRGAIAPAAKALLDSFSTAGRVD
- a CDS encoding peroxiredoxin family protein, producing the protein MKHNFIRSLCLACLCISSLLVSAARADDEELGVGKPPPKIQISKFVKGDAPDTGRDEGCVVVAFFVLKEEKNAGMFSALNAAQKEFGAKGLQVVAVSKEKFEDIEKSFSKAERTSMAIAVGADDSENTWRAWIDAAKLDKLPQAFIVSRGKIVWIGSPLDSSLSSILRKAVVGKYDPKLQKKAQPLLDAARKSLKVRNVQEAYKHYDEVIDLDNVFFLDVVLERYKATLKNETDPKIAADWIQKIAKKCGNVTAQGEIVSTIVLDSEIEQRDLESALIIAESMLGKNATAGLEAKAMVFAAKKDWNQAIDLQTDAWMGAPQADKPMAKQRLEEYRAAVKRQSGKTP